In Gracilibacillus salitolerans, the sequence GCTATTTATCAGCGATGATTGGCATAAATTTGCCTGACTTGAATTTGAATGAACCCCTACCAAAATCTTTACAATATCAAGCCACGCCGAATCCAAGCGACCCACGCTCACTAAGAGCAGTAGAGCTAATCAAACAAGGGCTAAGTCCAAGAGATGTATTGGCAAACGGAGTCATCAACTATCACCCTGTAGTGGTTGGCACGCCTGACGATGTGGCGGATTTCATTGAAGAATGGTTTAAAGCAGGGGCAACGGACGGTTTTTCCATTGTGCCAGAAAGTCAAAAAGGTGTAAAAGATTTTGTAGAAAAAGTTGTGCCCGTGTTGCAAAAACGAGGCTTATATCATCTTGATTATGAGGGAAATACTTTGCGTGAGCACTTGGGTGTGCCGAAGCAATATGGAGTGAGAAAGTAGGGACAAAAAGAAATGCTGTTTGAAGTTGTTTTTCAGACGGCATTTTTATTTTTTTCAGGCAACCTAAAGGAAGATACGACCAATTTTGCCAAATTTTTTGTGAGCTTATGGCTTGTTTATTTTCATTTTGGGGAAATTATTTTTCGGGTTCTGTTGCAAAGTTCTTTTTATAGTATAATGTAATCAAAAAAATGAGGTGCTTGGGATGAATTATTTCAGATATGCATTAAGTTATCGTGATATATCTGAAATACTTAGAGAACACGGCATAGAAGTACATCATTAAACCATCTATCGTAGGGTTCAAGAATATGCACCTATTTTATATAATATTGGGAAGAAAAAGAATAAGAAAGCTTATTATAAATGGCGTATTGACGAAACGTATATCAAAATCAAAGGGAAGTGGCATTATCTGTATAGAGCTATTGACGCAGATGGTCATACACTAGATATATGGTTAAGAAAAGCACGTGATCATCAATCAGCCTATACATTTATAAAGCGTTTAATTAAGGAATTCGGAAAACCTAAAATGGTAATAACTGATCAAGCACCTTCAACGAAGGTTGCTATGAGCAAAATTATCAAAGTATTTAACTTAAATACAAATAGTCATTGTACTTCCAAGTATCTTAATAATTGAATTGAACAAGATCATCGACATGTCAAACGGGGAAAAGTAAAATATCAAAGTCTAAGTACTGCTAAGAATACACTTAAAGGTATCGAATGTATTTACGACTTATATAAAAAGAACCGTAGGTCTCTAAGCTCTATGGTTTTTCGCCATGCCACGAAATCAAACAAATGTTGGCAAGTTAATGAGTTCAGTAATGAGTATCATGTTTATATATTTAATTTTGGAGACTTTGCAACAGAAACCTTTTACATGTATATTTGTACTTTGCTGCACAGTACAACGATACTATTCAATAGATAAGGGTATTGAACAATAGGCTCTAGTATTGCATACTGTTATTTTTATATAAGAAAGTATGAAGAGAAAACCTTTCATTATATATACTTTTCTTATTGACGGCGAAGGTTACCTAAAATTCTAGAGAACATATGACATAATAAGTTAAATAAAATACGATAAATGACATTATATATTAAAATATATGACACTTTTATGTAAAAAAAGTCGTATTTTTTACGGTTGTTTTGTGACAAATTATATTAAAATTCATAGTGTTCTGTGAATTTTAATATAAAATGTCACAGTCTTGAACATAATTTGTCATAGAATTCTAATATATAAATGTCATAGATCAGTAGCAATAAAGATATTTCTTTTAGAATAAAGTTGTTCCACAATCGGCCAGGTTGTGGAACAACTCTTTTTATTACGTAGTAGACCTTTACTGCGCAACAATTAACTTCAATTTCAGGACAATAAAGATTATGTATAAGTTGAGAATAAATCCTCTTGCTAAACAAGACTTGTTATGATGTTTATGTATCATCGATCTATCGAATTTGTCTTCTTCCTCTTCTTCTCCTTTCCTATCCCAAGGCCTTACTTTCTAGTTATGCACAGTCTGATAATAGAGAGAAAGGTCATATGTTGTTTCCTACGGGGAAGACATTTGTCTTTCCCGTAGGAGGTAATTGAATTGCAAGGTTCATTTTTGGGTTTTGATTAATTACGGTAAACCTTAACACGAGTGAGTAACATGTTAATTTAAACGATTTTGCAAAAATTGTTTTATTAAGTAAACACTCTTTCCCAATTCTTCTTCTAATGGAAAATGCCCGGTATTCAATAAATGCACTTCGCAGTCATTAAGATCGTTTTGAAAAGCTAATGCTCCTTCAGGTCCGAAAAATATGTCGTTTTTGCCCCATATAGCTAGTGTCGGAGGCTGGTAAGTTCTAAAGAACTCATGCCAATTGGGATACTGTTTAAGATTGTTTCTGTAGTCGTATTGCAAAGCAAGTTGTATTTCATCATTCCCTGGACGATCCAAAACCAATTGGTCCATATTCCATGCGTCGGGACTAATTCGTTCAGAGTTACGAGTTCCCTTTGTATATTGATACTTTGTAAAGTCCGCAGATAAAATAAATCTTATATTATTTTTATTTTCTTCGTTAGGGTTTTCCCAATACGTACGAACAGGATCCCAAGCAGGCAATAAACCCTCCTCATAAGCATTTCCGTTTTGAGTTATGATGGCTTGAATGCGTTCAGGATGTTTTGATGCCAATCTAAATCCTACTGGAGCCCCATAATCATGAACATAGATACTAAATTTTTCTATGTTTAATTCCTGTACAAACTCATTGATCAGAAGAGCAAAGTTATCAAATGTATATTCAAAATCCTCTATTTTTGGTTGATCACTATTCCCGAACCCTGGATAATCTGGTGCCACAATATGAAACTGATCCATTAGCTCTGTTATTAAGTTTCGATACATATGAGAAGAGGAAGGAAAGCCGTGAAGTAACAGAATTGTTGGATTCTCCTTATCACCAGCTTCGCGATAAAAGATATTAACGTCCTTAATACTTATTGTTTTGTATTCCACTAGCATATTATCACCTCATATAATTATAATTGATAACCCATTGAGCAGCCCAACAAATTGGAAACATCTAATTCATACGAATGCTTATCAACCCCCTCTTTTATAACCGTTAAAAATAATTTTTAGAAGTTACAACTCCATCGTATAGCACTTTTTATAACTTGTCAAATGCAATTTTAACGGTTATAATTATTACGAGGTGAGCAAGTTATGGATAAATCAATATTTATATTAGGTGGAACTGCGTGGATAAACCTTGTTAATACAACCTATATCTCTAATAACAAAGAGGTTGACATTTTAGCTGATAAATCAAGTACTCTTCAATGGCTAAAGGAAAATAATCTTTTACGGGAGTCTGATGCCATCGATTTAGAGAACAAAGAATTAATTAATTCGTTAATCATCGAGCTTCATTCACTCCGTAAACTTTGCAACATCATTTTGTTTGATATAGAACAAAAAGGTGAGGTTTCTCTAAATGCAACCAATCAATTAAAAAAAATTGTTGAGAAGTTGAAAGTTAACATAACAATTAATTCAGAGAATAACAACTTAAAGATGGTATCTGAAGGAGTAACAGTTGAGGATCACGTATTGTACAATATTATCGGTTCTATCATTCATACTTTGGAAAATACCTCTATTGGCCGCATTCGAAAGTGTGAGCATGAAGAATGCATACTCTATTTCGTCGATACATCAAAATCAGGAAAGAGACGCTGGTGCAGCATGGAGTTGTGCGGAAATCGCAAAAAGGCGGCCGAATTTTATGCGAAGAAAAAGAAAAAGTAAGCCTATTTACAATTTTTTATAGAAACCAATTTTTGATGCTGCAAGGTGGATTCATTTAGATAGAAACAAGACAAATTTATTAGAAATACTAAAAGGACTAAACCTATTATAATGCACTAATTCCATAGCTGCTATCGATGCACAGTACAAATATACTATTCAATAGATAAGGATATTGAACAATAGGCGCTAGTAGTGCATACTGTGATTATTATATAAGAAAGTTTGAAGAGCAAACCTTTCTCATTAGATTTGCTCTTCTTATAACGATTTAGCAATAGGTTAACTAAAAATTCCAAACCACGACATATGACATATTAAGTTAGATATACTACGATAAATGACATTATATATTAGAGAATATGACATCTTTTTGTAGGAAAAACCCGTATTTTAACGGTCCTTTTGTGACAAGTTATATTAGAATTCACATCTTTGTCACCCAAAATTAATCTTTTTCCATAAGTCTTAATCTCTTTCCGTAAGTATTAATGTTTTTCCGTGAATTGGAAAGGAAAGAGCATTTGAGAGAGACTTTTGGAGAAGATTTGAGAGAAAGTTGAAGTGAAATTGAAGTGGTTCAGTATCGAATAAAACTTGATATATAAAGGTTTAGAGCAGAAGAGAAGGATAACTTTTTCTTCTGTTCTTTTTTCTATCTCCATTCAGTTTTTTCTCTATTACGGAAAAACAAAGTTACCGTTCGACAAATTTAGCAGGGTGTGTTTCGGGTCAAAATCGGCTGTTTTACGGAAAAACATTAATTACGCACCATTATTTGTAAAAGTGGGTTGGAGTTAGGTGTGGTATGGGATTTAGGGTGATTTGGGGAGGGAAAGAGATTAATTTTGGGGGACATTCTTTGTGAATTCTAATATAATTTGTCATAGAATTCTAATATAAAAATGTCATAGATCAGTAGCAATAAAGATATTTCTTTTACAATAAAGTTGTTCCACAATCGGCCAGGCTGTGGAACAACTCTTTTTATTACGTAGTAGACACATACTACGCAACAAAATTATTTCCATAATTGTGGAAAATAGGAACAATAATTCTTTATCTTCTGGTATGATTTAAGTAAGAAGATATATGACATTGTGAAGTTATTCACTTAAACTAACGGGGCACTTATCTGGGATAAGAGGTTGCTATATTTAATCCACAAAAGGGCCATTATCTTGAATAACCTACCAAGATTGTGAACGGGTAAAGTTGAGGATTGGTTGTAGTTATCAATAAACAATTGAAACATAAATTTTCCTTGAACAAAGAAAAAACCTCTCTAAATTCCTGTTAATTTAGGAATTTCACGAGAGGTTTGTTTTATATGTTGCTCTTCGAAAAATATTTCCGAGTATCTTCACGTATTTGTTTGGGTAAGACACGATCAAGTTCTTCATTTAACCATGAAAGTGTTTTACTACGTAAGTCATCACGCATTTTTTCTTCTGCAGAGAGCATAACTAAATTGATGGTGCAAAAAGAGGGAGCTGTACAGCAGTTTCCTCTATACAAATAACCATTATCTTTAATATTTTTACATTGAAAAATAGGCTTAGGACTTCCCCGTTTTCTGTTTAGCTAATGAAAATGCTAATGTCAACGGACCAAGTTTACCTATAAACATGATCAATATGAAAATGATTTTTCCAAACGATGTAAGGTCTCCAGTCAATCCCATCCAGTAATGTGGAGCAAAACTTTTGGACACCGCCGTCGTTTCGGTCACATCGATTGGTTTCTGTATACTTTCCATCATCCAAAGCAGCCTCTTTGTTTCTATTTGCTTCCCCTGCTCGAATCTGATAAGAGCTACCACGATATTCGAGCACTTTCACCTTGAAGATTTCCATCATTTTACTCCATCTCCCATCTTTTACCTCATTTTACCATAACAGCGAAAGTGTTAGGCACCTTTTAGGATTGTACGATTATCAATGCTTCTGAAACGATACCTGACTCTTTCTTAAAAATACTATCATTCGATTTTGAAGCCGGCAGTTTGTATTGGTCCTTGGGTGATGAGTTTGGAGAGCTGGTTGGCCATCTCTTCAGGTGTAGGCTTCTCCTCTTGGTTTAACCACCATTGGATGACAGCTACGAAGGCAGCGCTGATGAAATGGAGAAGGAGATCTTTCGGGATTTGGAATTGGGTTGGATCCTTCACGACTTCTTTTATGTGCCTGTCGAACTTATCACGAATCACTTCTTCTAAATTGTTCCTGAAACCATTGATTCCATTTTTACCGAACATGACTTGATAGAACATCTGATGTTTTTGTATACATTGGTAAACATTGGTGACACTGCCTTTTAACCTCTCAATATTCACTTCTTGATCTGCCTGGTCGAAAGGCGGATTGATGACGCTGATCAATTCCTGGATGACATCAGAACTCATTTTTTCCAGAAGGTCATACTTGTCATCATAGTGAAGATAGAAAGTTGCGCGGTTGATTAACGCTTCATCTGCGATCTCTTGAATGGTCATTGCGTCAAAGCCCTTCTCTTGGATAAACTTCAAGAATGCTTCGTTAATGAGTTTCCTCGTCCTTTTTACTCGTAGGTCTGTTTTCTTAGCCATTTTTTCATCCCTCTTTTATCAAATAAGCAACAAATTTAAATCAGGTGTCGTTTATCATACATATCGTAAAACATTGGTTATTGTATGTTTCTTGTATTCTTCTATAATGGCATTGTAAACAACATAGTGTAACTAATCAAAAACTTGTCTATTAAGGGGGATGTATAGGATGAATTTCTTTAAGCAGGAGCTATTCTGGGGCGGGTTCGCTGGAATACTGATTGCTGTCATCATTTTTACATTTTCATTCATGGGTTCCACCGTCAATCCAACACCAAAAGACATGCCGTTAGCACTCGTCGTGGAAGATGAAGGTGTGAAACCCCCAACAGGAGAGCAGTTGAACTTCGGTAAAATGTTAGAAGAGCAAATCAAACAGAATGACAATGAGAGTGTGGAATGGACCATTCTGGAAAGTCGCGAAAAAGCAATCAATGAGATGAATGACAAGAACTTCTATGCGTCTATCGTCATTCCGAACGATCTATCTCAAAAGATTCCTACTCTATTAGGTCCAAGTCCGCAAAATGCTGAAGTCGAGATTCTGATCAATGAGGGGTTGAACAAACCAGCTGCCGCAATCGGAGAGCAAGTGGCTAATGGAATCATCGCAAAGTTGAACCAACAAGTCCAAACCAATTTATATACGCAAGTGTCGGAGCGTCAGATGCCGTTAAGTGTAGAGCAAGCCCAGCAGCTCGCACAACCCATCTCTGTAAAAACGGAGAAACTGAACCCTGTCCCAAGTTATACCGCAAACGGTAACGCGCCAGCCGTATTCACCCAGATTATATGGCTGACGACGTTCATCAGTTCCATGATCCTTTTTACAGTGGTTAAAAAGATCGGCTTACGATGGACGTCTCTTGTCAGTCAACTGCTTGGCGGATTCATTTTCGTGAGCGGAATTACGGGTCTCGTATTCTGGTTGGCGAACAACGTGCTGGAGGTCACAATCCCTGACAAAGGCGGCATGTTGATCCTAATGCTTTTCGTCGGTCTCATGTTCTATTTCATTCAGGGAGCGTTCTTGAACTGGATTGGATATGCAGCAGCGCCGATTTTCATACTCTTGTTCTTCTTCTCGATGCCGGTCTTGACCCTGCCGCCTGAAATGTTGCCAGACATCACAAAGAGCTGGCTGTATGATTGGGTTCCATTCCGTTTCAGCGTAGAGGCGTTCAAAGATATCCTGTTCTTCGATAAAAACCCTTTGAACGACGGCATTGGCATATTAGGCTATACCGCTCTCATCAGCCTGCTCGTAATGAGCTTGTCCGTTCTGAAACCTACTGCTAAAAAGTTAGAACAATCGAAAGTAAAAGAACCTGCTAGAGGGGCCGATTAAAGAAATATCAAAAAAATCACGCAGGAATGAATTATGCAGTAAAGCTATATAAAGAAGGAGGGGTATGACTGTAAATCAAATTTATGAAATTACAAATGTGTCAAGAGCCTCATTATATAGAAAGCTATCGGAAGGGAACAGATAATCATTTCTTATTCTGAAATTGAAGATCTCTTAGTAGGGATTAATAAATTAATAACAAAACTTGCCCTTGAACTCCTAAGTTTTAGGGGGGAGGTAAAATTCGACCACAGATCATTTTCATAAAAAGGAACAATAAGGCTGGGATGATAAAATACAAGGAGGATTTCTACATGACAAATTCAGACAAAACCATTTTAGTGTTGGGTGCCACGGGAAAACAGGGAGGCGCAGTTGCCAGGAAGTTGTTAGCTGATGGATGGTCCGTGCGCGCGGTTTCGCGGCGCCCGAATCAACCGGCTGCACAAGAACTGCAAAAAAGGGGCGCCACAGTCGTTCAAGCGAATATGGATAATCAGCAATCTCTCTTAGAAGCTATGCGGGGAGTTTACGGTGTTTATAGCGTTCAACCTTTGTATTTAAAGGATTCCGAAAAAGAGATCCAACAAGGGAAAACAGTAGCGAATGTTGCCAAACAGGTCGGCGTCTCACATTTTGTATATGGCTCGGCCGGCGGCGCTGAAAGAGATAGTGGGGTTCCCCATTTTGAAACAAAGTGGCAAGTTGAGAAATATGTACGTGCTATTGGTTTACCTTTTACGGCTCTCCGTCCAGCTGGTTTCATGGAAAACTTTATAGGATTTAGTAAAGCTCATGAACAAAAATTGATGATACAGGGATTTATGGATGTGAATACGAATTTACAAATCATCGCGGTGCAAGATATTGGGGCGTTTGCTGCAATTGCCTTTAACAACCCGGAAAAATACAAGGGAAAGGCCATTGAAATTGCCGGGGACGAAGTGACGCTTTCAGAAGTGGCAAAAGTGTTTAGTCAAGTATTTGATACGCCATGTGAAGTTTTGGAGTCTGCCAGGGATCAATTTCAGAAAAATAAAATGTTTGAATGGTTAGAAA encodes:
- a CDS encoding alpha/beta fold hydrolase, which encodes MLVEYKTISIKDVNIFYREAGDKENPTILLLHGFPSSSHMYRNLITELMDQFHIVAPDYPGFGNSDQPKIEDFEYTFDNFALLINEFVQELNIEKFSIYVHDYGAPVGFRLASKHPERIQAIITQNGNAYEEGLLPAWDPVRTYWENPNEENKNNIRFILSADFTKYQYTKGTRNSERISPDAWNMDQLVLDRPGNDEIQLALQYDYRNNLKQYPNWHEFFRTYQPPTLAIWGKNDIFFGPEGALAFQNDLNDCEVHLLNTGHFPLEEELGKSVYLIKQFLQNRLN
- a CDS encoding CGNR zinc finger domain-containing protein, whose amino-acid sequence is MDKSIFILGGTAWINLVNTTYISNNKEVDILADKSSTLQWLKENNLLRESDAIDLENKELINSLIIELHSLRKLCNIILFDIEQKGEVSLNATNQLKKIVEKLKVNITINSENNNLKMVSEGVTVEDHVLYNIIGSIIHTLENTSIGRIRKCEHEECILYFVDTSKSGKRRWCSMELCGNRKKAAEFYAKKKKK
- a CDS encoding TetR/AcrR family transcriptional regulator, which codes for MAKKTDLRVKRTRKLINEAFLKFIQEKGFDAMTIQEIADEALINRATFYLHYDDKYDLLEKMSSDVIQELISVINPPFDQADQEVNIERLKGSVTNVYQCIQKHQMFYQVMFGKNGINGFRNNLEEVIRDKFDRHIKEVVKDPTQFQIPKDLLLHFISAAFVAVIQWWLNQEEKPTPEEMANQLSKLITQGPIQTAGFKIE
- a CDS encoding YhgE/Pip domain-containing protein, which codes for MNFFKQELFWGGFAGILIAVIIFTFSFMGSTVNPTPKDMPLALVVEDEGVKPPTGEQLNFGKMLEEQIKQNDNESVEWTILESREKAINEMNDKNFYASIVIPNDLSQKIPTLLGPSPQNAEVEILINEGLNKPAAAIGEQVANGIIAKLNQQVQTNLYTQVSERQMPLSVEQAQQLAQPISVKTEKLNPVPSYTANGNAPAVFTQIIWLTTFISSMILFTVVKKIGLRWTSLVSQLLGGFIFVSGITGLVFWLANNVLEVTIPDKGGMLILMLFVGLMFYFIQGAFLNWIGYAAAPIFILLFFFSMPVLTLPPEMLPDITKSWLYDWVPFRFSVEAFKDILFFDKNPLNDGIGILGYTALISLLVMSLSVLKPTAKKLEQSKVKEPARGAD
- a CDS encoding NmrA/HSCARG family protein — protein: MTNSDKTILVLGATGKQGGAVARKLLADGWSVRAVSRRPNQPAAQELQKRGATVVQANMDNQQSLLEAMRGVYGVYSVQPLYLKDSEKEIQQGKTVANVAKQVGVSHFVYGSAGGAERDSGVPHFETKWQVEKYVRAIGLPFTALRPAGFMENFIGFSKAHEQKLMIQGFMDVNTNLQIIAVQDIGAFAAIAFNNPEKYKGKAIEIAGDEVTLSEVAKVFSQVFDTPCEVLESARDQFQKNKMFEWLETDGYQADIPSLRKIHPELLDLSTWVKNSGWDPFV